A stretch of Mesorhizobium sp. M2A.F.Ca.ET.046.03.2.1 DNA encodes these proteins:
- a CDS encoding phage major tail tube protein — MAEKLLLLEQVNLFVGDQDPEDSNHIKLQSLGLPTLEQVTVSHLGGGAPGEVEFGMNAIKALQPTFKFAGFAKSSYRAMGVGTNQPLNFTGYGVLKNKQTGDAFQAKTVIRGIVSRIAPDAFDRSSAFGHDHQIGEVTHYELSVDNEEWFYWDYFTSRRRQFGVDELTKARVLLGIE, encoded by the coding sequence ATGGCCGAGAAACTTCTGCTGCTCGAACAGGTCAACCTCTTCGTCGGCGACCAGGACCCCGAAGATTCGAACCACATCAAGCTCCAGTCGCTCGGGCTGCCGACGCTGGAGCAGGTGACCGTCTCGCATCTCGGCGGCGGCGCGCCGGGCGAGGTGGAGTTCGGCATGAACGCGATCAAGGCGCTGCAGCCGACCTTCAAGTTCGCCGGCTTCGCCAAGTCGAGCTATCGCGCCATGGGCGTCGGCACCAATCAGCCGCTCAACTTCACCGGCTACGGCGTGCTGAAGAACAAGCAGACCGGCGACGCCTTCCAAGCGAAGACGGTCATCCGCGGCATCGTCAGCCGCATCGCGCCGGACGCCTTCGACCGATCCTCGGCCTTCGGCCACGATCACCAGATCGGCGAGGTCACCCACTACGAGCTCTCGGTCGACAACGAGGAATGGTTCTACTGGGACTACTTCACGAGCAGGCGCCGGCAGTTCGGCGTCGACGAACTGACCAAGGCACGCGTCCTGCTGGGCATTGAATGA
- a CDS encoding phage tail protein yields MTDPVFGITIRRDANEAAVPSNALMSVVGICMPFAKAATAAQEAFDAAFPEGVAVRMNSNDSTKLALCDLDSLFIDAVEGINAQLGPYQVAAQLVVNRVAEGDYIAETIANIVGSSVNGTGINAFVNAGADLGVYPRLIMTPGYTTQQFGALTSLALTTQGTNMTAAPAVAFTGGGADPNKVLPTAHAVMGTGPDAQKVALLVIDNPGAYLSAPLNVTFTGGGADAGKVLPTATATVEELANAVCAALPEVLNKILAVAIVDGPNGLSAFTQWRETLSSDRLIPVTPGVKRIDKDGDVVTRPAAPRIAGVAVRRDYENDGRPFRSWANQALYGIVGPEQNYRFSLTDGSTEGQEILAAQGGIIVRGDSGDDFAIAEGGFVYIGTDNLSAQTIWQQYHKVRGRDFIELTCLRTLRQFLGKFNLTTQTIQSVVNTVHDILAKAEANGDILGFKCRFDLELNNAQDLRSGHIYIDAQFEEAPVFRRLTMTSRPYAPALQATIDELIARQNLIS; encoded by the coding sequence ATGACTGACCCCGTCTTCGGGATCACGATCCGCCGCGACGCCAACGAGGCGGCGGTGCCGTCGAATGCGCTGATGAGCGTCGTCGGCATCTGCATGCCCTTCGCCAAGGCCGCCACCGCCGCGCAGGAAGCTTTCGACGCGGCTTTCCCCGAAGGCGTCGCGGTGCGCATGAACTCCAACGACAGCACGAAGCTGGCGCTTTGCGATCTTGATTCGCTCTTCATCGACGCCGTCGAAGGCATCAATGCGCAGCTCGGCCCTTACCAGGTTGCCGCCCAGCTCGTCGTCAACCGTGTCGCCGAGGGCGATTATATCGCCGAGACGATCGCCAACATCGTCGGCTCGTCGGTCAACGGCACCGGCATCAACGCCTTCGTCAATGCGGGCGCCGATCTCGGCGTCTACCCGCGCCTCATCATGACGCCCGGTTACACGACCCAGCAGTTTGGCGCGCTGACCAGCCTTGCGCTCACCACGCAAGGGACCAACATGACCGCGGCGCCGGCCGTCGCCTTCACCGGCGGCGGCGCCGATCCGAACAAGGTCCTGCCGACCGCCCATGCCGTCATGGGCACCGGGCCCGACGCGCAGAAGGTGGCCTTGCTAGTCATCGACAATCCCGGCGCCTATCTCTCGGCGCCGCTCAACGTCACCTTCACCGGCGGCGGCGCCGATGCCGGCAAGGTGCTGCCGACCGCGACCGCAACGGTCGAGGAACTCGCCAATGCAGTCTGCGCGGCGCTTCCCGAAGTGCTGAACAAGATCCTGGCCGTGGCGATCGTCGACGGGCCGAACGGCCTTTCCGCCTTCACCCAATGGCGCGAGACCCTGTCGTCGGACCGCCTGATCCCGGTCACGCCCGGCGTCAAGCGCATCGACAAGGATGGCGATGTCGTCACCCGGCCGGCCGCGCCGCGCATCGCCGGCGTCGCCGTGCGCCGCGACTATGAGAATGACGGCCGGCCGTTCCGCTCCTGGGCGAACCAGGCGCTCTACGGCATCGTCGGGCCCGAGCAGAACTACCGCTTCTCGCTCACCGACGGCTCGACCGAAGGGCAGGAGATACTCGCGGCTCAAGGGGGCATCATCGTGCGCGGCGACAGCGGCGACGACTTCGCCATCGCTGAGGGCGGCTTCGTCTATATCGGCACCGACAATTTGTCGGCCCAGACGATCTGGCAGCAGTATCACAAGGTGCGCGGCCGCGACTTCATCGAGCTCACCTGCCTGCGCACGCTGCGCCAGTTCCTCGGCAAGTTCAACCTGACGACCCAAACCATCCAGTCGGTCGTCAACACCGTGCACGACATCCTCGCCAAGGCGGAAGCCAATGGCGACATCCTTGGCTTCAAATGCCGCTTCGATCTGGAGCTCAACAACGCGCAGGATCTGCGCTCCGGTCACATCTATATCGACGCGCAATTCGAGGAAGCGCCGGTGTTCCGCCGCCTGACCATGACCAGCCGGCCCTATGCGCCCGCCCTGCAGGCGACGATCGACGAACTGATCGCCAGGCAGAACCTGATCTCCTGA